A genomic segment from Lutibacter sp. A80 encodes:
- a CDS encoding IS3 family transposase, producing MLGVNRQVYYRSIKSRLHKQTVAQKVIVLVRDIRMLMPRLGGKKLYFLLKDKLSLLKVGRDKLFRILKANHMLIIPKRSYHITTDSHHRFRKHRNLVSSMDIEGPESVWVSDITYIGTRTNPSYLALITDAYSKKIVGYDVSKSLSMDGSLRALEMAINNRKYKESPLIHHSDRGLQYCSNEYQRLLENNEIKPSMTEKYDPYENAVAERINGILKQEFSVAQKIQDFKVKKKLVKNAIEIYNNIRPHLSNEMLTPIQMHAQKKIKPKQYKSKKLNNDVIIQL from the coding sequence TTGCTCGGGGTAAACAGACAGGTTTACTATAGATCCATAAAATCAAGACTTCATAAACAAACTGTAGCACAAAAAGTTATCGTTTTGGTTCGTGATATTCGGATGCTAATGCCAAGATTGGGTGGTAAGAAATTATACTTTCTGTTAAAGGATAAATTATCACTATTAAAAGTAGGAAGAGATAAATTGTTTAGAATACTAAAAGCTAACCATATGTTAATAATACCTAAAAGAAGCTACCACATAACTACAGACTCTCATCATAGATTTAGAAAGCACAGAAACCTTGTCAGCTCAATGGATATAGAAGGGCCTGAATCAGTTTGGGTGAGTGATATTACATATATCGGAACGAGAACCAACCCTTCGTATCTGGCATTAATCACAGATGCTTATTCTAAAAAGATTGTAGGATATGATGTGTCAAAATCTTTATCAATGGATGGTTCATTGAGGGCATTGGAAATGGCTATAAATAATAGAAAATACAAAGAAAGTCCATTAATACATCACTCTGATAGAGGGTTGCAATATTGCTCGAATGAATATCAAAGACTATTAGAAAACAATGAGATTAAGCCTAGTATGACTGAAAAATATGATCCATATGAAAATGCAGTTGCAGAGCGAATAAATGGAATTTTAAAACAGGAATTTAGTGTAGCACAGAAGATTCAAGATTTTAAAGTAAAGAAGAAACTGGTCAAAAATGCAATAGAAATATACAACAATATAAGACCTCATTTATCTAACGAAATGCTAACACCAATACAAATGCACGCACAAAAAAAAATTAAACCAAAACAATACAAATCAAAAAAGCTGAACAATGATGTCATTATTCAGCTTTAA
- a CDS encoding GSCFA domain-containing protein produces MNFRTNLALKPEYNQVDYNSEILLIGSCFSENINKKLEYYKFKTFSNPFGILFNPKAIENLITNALNLKTYTEKDIFQLNERWHCFDAHSDLSNSNKNELLSNLNNAINSTNKQLKEASHLVITLGTSWVYKHIETETFVGNCHKIPQKEFLKKLLSVEEITALLSTICTLVQSVNTKINIIFTVSPVRHLKDGFVENMQSKAHLLAAIHQIIDKQKHLFYFPSYEIMMDDLRDYRFYNNDMLHPNETAITYIWKQFQQVWINNKTQTIQKEIDTIQKGLAHKPFNPTSEQHQLFLKKLQKKIATIEKQLAIKF; encoded by the coding sequence ATGAATTTTAGAACCAACCTAGCACTTAAACCTGAGTATAATCAAGTAGATTATAATTCAGAAATATTGCTAATTGGTTCTTGCTTTTCAGAAAATATTAATAAAAAATTAGAGTATTATAAATTTAAAACTTTTAGCAATCCGTTTGGTATTTTATTCAATCCAAAAGCAATTGAAAATTTAATTACCAATGCTCTTAATTTAAAAACTTATACCGAAAAAGATATTTTTCAATTAAATGAACGTTGGCACTGCTTTGATGCGCATTCCGACTTAAGTAATTCAAACAAAAATGAGTTGCTTTCTAATTTAAACAATGCAATAAATAGTACTAATAAACAGTTAAAAGAAGCTTCACATTTAGTAATTACACTAGGAACTTCTTGGGTTTACAAACATATTGAAACCGAAACTTTTGTTGGAAATTGTCATAAAATACCTCAAAAAGAATTTTTAAAAAAACTGCTTTCTGTTGAAGAAATTACAGCTTTATTAAGTACTATTTGTACACTTGTACAAAGTGTAAATACTAAAATTAACATTATTTTTACGGTAAGTCCAGTAAGACATCTAAAAGATGGTTTTGTAGAAAATATGCAGAGTAAAGCACATTTATTAGCTGCAATTCATCAAATTATTGATAAACAAAAGCATTTATTCTATTTTCCTTCGTATGAAATTATGATGGACGATTTACGTGATTACCGCTTTTATAATAATGATATGCTTCATCCAAACGAAACTGCAATCACTTATATTTGGAAACAATTTCAACAAGTTTGGATTAACAATAAAACACAAACAATTCAAAAAGAGATTGATACTATTCAAAAAGGCTTGGCGCATAAACCATTTAACCCAACTTCAGAACAACATCAATTATTTTTAAAAAAACTGCAAAAAAAAATAGCTACAATAGAAAAACAATTGGCTATTAAATTTTAA
- the alaS gene encoding alanine--tRNA ligase: MKSQEIRQQFLDFFASKKHTIVPSAPMVLKNDPTLMFNNAGMVPFKEYFLGQKNAVNKRVSDSQKCLRVSGKHNDLEEVGKDTYHHTMFEMLGNWSFGDYFKKEAIEWAWEFLVDVLKIDKDCLYVSVFEGAEEDGLEFDQEAYDIWKQHISEDRIINGNKKDNFWEMGAQGPCGPCSEIHVDIRSAEEKAKVSGKSLVNMDHPQVVEIWNLVFMEFNRMADGSLEKLPAQHVDTGMGFERLCMVLQNKQSNYDTDVFTPLIREVETITNNDYGKNEEIDIAIRVISDHVRAVAFAIADGQLPSNNGAGYVIRRILRRAIRYGFTFLNTKEPFIYKLVNTLSKQMGPYFPELIAQKQLITNVIKEEENSFLKTLDQGLVLLDGIIANTNGTEVSGKKAFQLYDTYGFPIDLTALILSEKGMTLNEEGFKSELEKQKNRSRAAAAVETDDWVVLYEDDEVEFIGYDTLKAKVKITRYRKVSSKKDGDLYQLVFNLTPFYPEGGGQVGDKGYIEVDNGNVIYIVNTKKENNLIIHFTKNLPKDPTQTFNVTVDEKQRFRTACNHTATHLLHQALREVLGTHVEQKGSAVHSKHLRFDFSHFAKLTVDELREVEDFVNARIDNKIPLQEFRNIPMETALDKGAMALFGEKYGDTVRAIQFGQSVELCGGCHVQNTSDIWHFKITSESAIAAGVRRIEAITSDATKDFYFENNRAFFEIKDYLKGAKNPLKTIIDLQEENTSLKKQIESLLKDKAKNLKGELINEVEVINDINFLTKKIDLDQNSIKDLCFDLEKSVDNLFVLFGTEKEGKAFLTCFISKNLVAERDLNAGKVVRELGKLIQGGGGGQPFFATAGGRNPEGIEKALSEVKKYIV, from the coding sequence ATGAAATCACAAGAAATCCGTCAACAGTTTTTAGACTTTTTTGCATCAAAAAAACACACCATTGTTCCCTCAGCTCCAATGGTTTTAAAAAACGATCCGACATTAATGTTTAATAATGCTGGAATGGTACCTTTTAAAGAATATTTTTTAGGTCAAAAAAACGCCGTAAATAAACGTGTTTCCGACTCGCAAAAATGTTTACGTGTTTCTGGAAAACATAACGATTTAGAAGAGGTAGGTAAAGATACATACCACCATACTATGTTTGAAATGCTAGGGAACTGGAGTTTTGGTGATTACTTTAAAAAAGAAGCTATAGAATGGGCTTGGGAATTTTTAGTAGATGTTTTAAAAATTGATAAAGATTGTTTGTATGTCTCTGTTTTTGAAGGTGCTGAAGAAGATGGATTAGAATTTGATCAGGAAGCTTACGATATTTGGAAACAACATATTAGCGAAGACCGTATTATAAACGGAAATAAAAAAGATAATTTCTGGGAAATGGGAGCGCAAGGACCTTGTGGACCTTGTTCTGAAATTCATGTTGATATCCGTTCTGCTGAAGAAAAAGCTAAAGTTTCTGGAAAAAGTTTAGTTAATATGGATCATCCACAGGTTGTAGAAATATGGAATTTAGTTTTTATGGAATTTAATCGTATGGCCGATGGTTCTTTAGAAAAATTACCTGCACAACATGTAGATACAGGAATGGGATTTGAGCGTTTATGTATGGTTTTACAAAATAAACAATCTAATTACGATACCGATGTTTTTACACCTCTTATTAGAGAAGTTGAAACAATAACTAACAACGATTATGGTAAAAATGAAGAAATAGATATTGCCATTCGTGTAATTTCAGACCACGTAAGAGCTGTTGCTTTTGCAATTGCAGACGGACAATTACCTTCTAACAATGGTGCTGGATATGTAATTAGACGTATTTTAAGAAGAGCCATTCGTTATGGATTTACTTTTTTAAATACCAAAGAACCTTTTATTTACAAATTAGTTAATACACTGAGCAAACAAATGGGGCCTTATTTCCCAGAGTTAATAGCTCAAAAACAATTAATAACCAATGTTATTAAAGAAGAAGAAAATTCATTCTTAAAAACTTTAGATCAAGGGTTGGTATTATTAGATGGAATTATAGCTAATACAAATGGAACTGAGGTTTCTGGTAAAAAAGCTTTTCAATTATACGATACTTATGGATTCCCAATAGATTTAACAGCCTTAATTCTTTCTGAAAAAGGAATGACTTTAAATGAAGAAGGTTTTAAAAGTGAATTGGAAAAACAAAAAAATAGATCTAGAGCTGCTGCTGCTGTAGAAACAGATGACTGGGTTGTTTTATACGAAGATGATGAAGTTGAATTTATTGGATATGATACTTTAAAAGCTAAAGTTAAAATTACCCGCTATCGTAAAGTTTCTTCTAAAAAAGATGGCGATTTATACCAGTTAGTATTTAACTTAACTCCTTTTTACCCTGAAGGAGGTGGACAAGTTGGAGACAAAGGTTATATAGAAGTAGATAATGGAAATGTAATTTATATTGTAAATACCAAAAAAGAAAACAATTTAATAATTCACTTCACTAAAAATCTACCAAAAGATCCAACTCAAACTTTTAACGTTACAGTAGATGAAAAACAACGTTTTAGAACTGCTTGTAACCATACAGCTACACATTTATTACACCAAGCACTACGAGAAGTTTTAGGTACTCACGTAGAACAAAAAGGCTCTGCAGTTCATTCAAAACATTTGCGTTTTGATTTTTCTCACTTTGCAAAATTAACTGTTGATGAATTGCGCGAAGTAGAGGATTTTGTAAATGCACGTATAGACAATAAAATTCCTTTACAAGAATTTAGAAATATTCCAATGGAAACCGCTCTTGATAAAGGAGCAATGGCTCTATTTGGCGAAAAATATGGAGATACAGTACGTGCCATTCAATTTGGTCAATCTGTAGAACTTTGTGGTGGTTGCCACGTTCAAAATACAAGCGATATTTGGCATTTTAAAATTACTTCAGAAAGTGCAATTGCTGCTGGTGTTAGACGTATTGAAGCTATTACTAGTGATGCCACAAAAGACTTTTATTTTGAAAACAACAGAGCATTTTTCGAAATAAAAGATTACTTAAAAGGCGCTAAAAATCCTTTAAAAACTATTATAGATTTACAAGAAGAAAATACAAGTCTTAAAAAACAAATTGAAAGCCTTTTAAAAGACAAAGCTAAAAACTTAAAAGGTGAATTAATTAACGAAGTTGAAGTTATAAATGACATTAACTTTTTAACTAAAAAAATAGATCTAGATCAAAATAGTATTAAAGATTTATGCTTTGATCTAGAAAAAAGCGTTGACAATTTATTTGTGTTATTTGGAACTGAAAAAGAAGGAAAAGCATTTTTAACTTGTTTTATTTCTAAAAATTTAGTCGCTGAAAGAGACTTAAATGCTGGTAAAGTTGTACGTGAATTAGGAAAATTAATTCAAGGTGGCGGTGGCGGACAGCCATTTTTTGCAACCGCTGGTGGTAGAAACCCTGAAGGAATTGAAAAAGCTTTAAGTGAAGTAAAAAAATATATTGTTTAA
- a CDS encoding M23 family metallopeptidase, with protein MAKVKYYYDSDTLSYQKIKPKKGQKIKGILLTLLGGFVFMILGFVVFTPIFESPKEKELKRELEFVKLNEELHAKKIAQLDKILKEIQDRDNNIYRLYFEVNPIPEEQRTAGFGGVNRYKALEGFDNSQMIIDVTKNMDILSKQLYVQSKSLDEIVKLAENKEKLLAAIPAIQPVKKEDLTRMASGYGWRTDPFTKARKRHWGMDFTAPRGTPVYASGDGTVTRADQNSSGYGKHIRINHGFGYLSLYAHLSKYNVKKGQKVKRGDLIGFVGNTGRSQAPHLHYEIHKNGKKINPINFYYGDLSPEEFEAMQKEAQKEGQSLD; from the coding sequence ATGGCGAAAGTAAAATATTATTATGATTCTGATACTTTATCTTATCAAAAGATAAAACCTAAAAAAGGGCAAAAAATTAAGGGCATATTGCTTACATTGCTTGGAGGTTTTGTGTTTATGATACTCGGTTTTGTTGTATTTACTCCAATTTTTGAATCTCCTAAAGAAAAAGAATTAAAGCGCGAATTAGAATTTGTAAAGCTTAATGAGGAGTTACACGCTAAAAAAATAGCTCAGTTAGATAAAATATTAAAGGAAATTCAGGATAGAGATAATAATATTTATAGATTGTATTTTGAAGTTAACCCAATACCAGAAGAGCAAAGAACGGCAGGTTTTGGAGGTGTAAATAGATATAAAGCATTAGAAGGTTTTGATAATTCTCAAATGATAATTGATGTTACTAAAAACATGGATATTTTATCTAAACAATTATATGTACAATCAAAATCGTTAGATGAAATTGTAAAATTAGCAGAAAATAAAGAGAAGTTATTAGCTGCAATTCCAGCAATTCAACCTGTAAAAAAAGAAGATTTAACACGTATGGCTTCTGGTTATGGATGGAGAACTGACCCGTTTACAAAAGCGCGTAAAAGGCATTGGGGAATGGATTTTACAGCACCAAGAGGAACGCCAGTTTACGCCTCTGGAGATGGTACAGTAACTAGAGCTGATCAAAACTCATCGGGGTACGGAAAACATATTAGAATTAACCACGGTTTTGGCTATCTTTCTTTGTATGCACACCTCAGTAAATACAATGTTAAAAAAGGTCAAAAAGTAAAACGTGGAGATTTAATTGGTTTTGTTGGTAATACAGGACGTTCTCAAGCACCACATTTACATTATGAAATTCATAAAAATGGAAAAAAAATAAACCCTATTAATTTCTATTACGGAGATTTATCTCCTGAAGAATTTGAAGCAATGCAAAAAGAAGCTCAAAAAGAAGGACAATCACTTGATTAA
- a CDS encoding MerR family transcriptional regulator: MYIDLPEKRYYKIGEVAKAFGLNTSHIRFWEKEFDILKPKKNNKGNRLFTPEDLKNLQLIYHLVKEKGFTLEGAKIKMKQQPKIVKGNHDIILRLESIKAELINIKKEIS; the protein is encoded by the coding sequence ATGTATATAGATTTACCAGAAAAACGTTATTATAAAATAGGTGAAGTTGCAAAAGCATTTGGCTTAAATACTTCGCATATTCGCTTTTGGGAAAAAGAATTTGACATATTAAAACCTAAAAAGAACAATAAGGGCAATCGGTTATTTACTCCAGAAGATCTTAAAAATTTACAATTAATATATCATTTAGTTAAAGAGAAAGGGTTTACTTTAGAAGGCGCTAAAATTAAAATGAAACAACAACCAAAAATTGTAAAAGGGAATCATGATATTATTTTAAGATTAGAATCTATAAAAGCAGAATTGATTAATATTAAAAAAGAAATTTCTTAA
- a CDS encoding LemA family protein gives MKKWLIPVIIIALLVFGGYSWVKGFYNTGIQLNENVSESWGNVETAYQRRGDLIGNLVKTVQGAADFEKETLTQVIEARAKATSVNIDPSNISPEQLAQFNQVQGGLSGALKSLLVTVERYPDLKANQNFLKLQDELASTENQILTARTRFNEAIKPFNNHVKTFPNNILAGFFDFEGKPYFEAEAGLEKAPNVEFDFGKKE, from the coding sequence ATGAAAAAGTGGTTAATACCTGTAATTATAATAGCATTACTAGTTTTTGGAGGCTATTCTTGGGTTAAAGGATTTTACAATACTGGAATACAATTAAATGAAAATGTTTCAGAAAGTTGGGGTAATGTAGAAACAGCTTACCAGCGTAGAGGAGATTTAATTGGAAATCTTGTAAAAACAGTTCAAGGTGCAGCAGATTTTGAAAAAGAGACTTTAACACAAGTTATTGAAGCTAGAGCAAAAGCTACATCTGTAAATATTGATCCTTCAAATATTAGTCCAGAGCAGTTAGCACAATTTAACCAAGTACAAGGTGGTTTAAGTGGTGCTTTAAAAAGTTTATTGGTTACAGTAGAACGTTATCCAGATTTAAAAGCAAATCAGAATTTCTTAAAATTACAAGACGAGTTGGCAAGTACAGAAAATCAGATTTTAACAGCACGTACACGTTTTAATGAAGCTATTAAGCCATTTAATAATCATGTTAAAACGTTTCCAAACAATATATTAGCTGGATTTTTTGATTTTGAAGGAAAACCTTATTTTGAAGCTGAAGCTGGTTTAGAAAAAGCACCTAATGTAGAATTTGATTTCGGAAAAAAAGAATAA
- a CDS encoding TPM domain-containing protein: MSKVEDFLTTAQEQVLVDTIQVSEKNTSGEIRVHIEKFTEKSPMDRALEVFYLLEMDKTELRNGILIYVAVESKKIAILGDEGINNLVPTNFWDEELSLMLTHFKKGDFTKGLQLAIIEIGEKLKQFFPYQQNDINELSDEISKG, translated from the coding sequence ATGTCTAAAGTTGAAGATTTTTTAACAACAGCGCAAGAACAGGTTTTAGTTGATACTATTCAAGTTTCAGAAAAAAATACTTCAGGTGAAATACGTGTTCATATAGAAAAATTTACAGAAAAATCTCCAATGGATAGAGCATTGGAGGTTTTTTATTTGTTAGAAATGGATAAAACAGAACTAAGAAATGGCATACTTATTTACGTAGCTGTTGAAAGTAAAAAAATTGCCATTCTAGGCGATGAAGGAATTAATAACTTAGTTCCAACAAATTTTTGGGATGAAGAATTGTCCTTAATGCTTACACATTTTAAAAAAGGTGATTTTACTAAAGGATTGCAATTAGCAATTATAGAAATTGGAGAAAAATTAAAACAATTTTTTCCTTATCAGCAAAATGATATTAACGAATTATCTGACGAAATTTCTAAAGGATAA
- a CDS encoding YgcG family protein, whose translation MIFTHNMLKKYTLFFAAILFFQVAFGQFTIPEKPELQTSVYDYANLLSASQKSTLEQKLISYSDSTSTQIVIATIETLEGEDIGILTPKWAHQWGIGQAKEDNGVFILLANKERKIWISPGYGVEHKLTAGTTGTIIRNVIIPEFKKGDYYSGLDKGTYAVFEVLNGTYKNTAPAESGNDGFPSIFIIVIFIVFLLIIFSKKNKGGGNGSGGFKDNSTAADILNAIILSRVGRGGFGGGSFGGGSSSGGFGGGGFGGGFGGGGFSGGGAGGSW comes from the coding sequence ATGATTTTTACACACAACATGTTAAAAAAATACACTCTTTTTTTTGCTGCAATTTTGTTTTTTCAAGTTGCATTTGGGCAATTTACAATACCTGAAAAACCAGAATTACAAACAAGTGTTTACGATTATGCAAACCTATTATCGGCTTCACAAAAAAGCACTTTAGAACAAAAGCTTATTAGTTATTCCGATTCAACTTCAACGCAAATTGTAATTGCAACTATTGAAACTCTTGAAGGGGAAGATATTGGTATTTTAACTCCAAAATGGGCTCATCAATGGGGAATAGGTCAAGCTAAAGAAGATAATGGAGTTTTTATTCTGTTAGCAAATAAAGAACGTAAAATATGGATTTCTCCAGGCTATGGTGTAGAGCATAAATTAACGGCAGGTACAACTGGTACAATTATTAGAAATGTAATTATACCAGAGTTTAAAAAAGGTGATTATTATAGTGGTTTAGACAAAGGAACTTATGCTGTTTTTGAAGTGTTAAACGGTACTTATAAAAATACAGCTCCTGCTGAAAGCGGTAATGATGGGTTTCCATCAATTTTTATTATTGTAATTTTTATTGTTTTCTTATTAATTATTTTTTCTAAAAAAAATAAAGGAGGAGGTAATGGAAGCGGTGGCTTTAAAGATAATTCTACAGCTGCAGATATATTAAATGCAATTATACTAAGTCGTGTTGGAAGAGGCGGTTTTGGAGGCGGAAGCTTTGGAGGTGGATCATCTAGCGGTGGATTTGGAGGCGGAGGCTTCGGTGGAGGTTTCGGCGGCGGAGGTTTCTCTGGTGGTGGAGCAGGAGGAAGCTGGTAA
- a CDS encoding rhodanese-like domain-containing protein, producing the protein MKKYTSIVISLLFGLNAIGQTIEKIAAKDVLEIVVSRDTINTIMIDGRSAEMFADTHIEGAVNIDAFSESSSIELKNYIDKEEFIVYCSNNKRGGIIIEKLIELEYKGKIIFIADGINGWNLAEYKTVSSKKQD; encoded by the coding sequence ATGAAAAAATATACTTCCATAGTAATCAGTTTACTTTTTGGTTTAAATGCAATTGGTCAAACAATAGAAAAAATAGCGGCAAAAGATGTTTTAGAAATAGTTGTTAGTAGAGATACAATAAATACTATAATGATTGATGGTAGAAGTGCTGAAATGTTTGCAGATACGCATATTGAAGGAGCTGTAAATATAGATGCTTTTAGTGAATCGTCTTCAATAGAATTAAAAAATTATATCGATAAAGAAGAGTTTATAGTGTATTGCTCTAACAATAAAAGAGGTGGAATTATTATTGAAAAACTTATAGAGTTAGAATATAAAGGGAAAATTATATTTATAGCTGATGGTATAAATGGATGGAATTTAGCCGAATATAAAACAGTAAGTTCTAAAAAACAAGACTAG
- a CDS encoding metalloregulator ArsR/SmtB family transcription factor — protein sequence MNKDIENKFLEKAELFKALAHPTRLFIIHTIKDEAMSVKELTALVGVDISTMSKHLSILKNHRIIKGEKVKNYIYYSLAIPCVLDFMTCAVKVIKKNK from the coding sequence GTGAATAAAGATATAGAAAATAAATTTCTAGAGAAAGCAGAACTTTTTAAAGCATTGGCACACCCAACGCGCTTATTTATTATTCATACAATAAAAGATGAGGCTATGTCTGTAAAGGAACTTACCGCATTGGTAGGTGTTGATATATCTACTATGTCGAAACATTTAAGTATTCTAAAAAATCACAGAATAATTAAAGGGGAAAAAGTTAAAAATTATATTTATTATAGTTTAGCTATTCCTTGTGTGTTAGATTTTATGACTTGTGCAGTTAAGGTTATCAAAAAAAATAAATAA
- a CDS encoding sulfite exporter TauE/SafE family protein — protein MSIWLLGVIIMLIAFLMTMTGRGGGNFYVLALVFSGISMNLSASTGQFILMCSSLMAAILFSKQKMNHWKLTFFLGVLLFISAMAGGFYGQFFNEKVLKVIFAVFMFIAALLMLKKPKQKLKNNTKWVVSLASNGDVFKVNLLVTVPIVLLTGFLSGMVGVSGGSFLVPLMLLSMNVPMHTAVGTSTTLVSISAAAGFFGHIGAGIFDFNLAIPLALGGVIGGFLGAKMALESKSKNLKYLFASTQLIASIIMIINVLY, from the coding sequence ATGAGCATTTGGTTACTTGGAGTTATTATAATGTTAATTGCATTTTTAATGACAATGACAGGAAGAGGTGGTGGAAATTTTTATGTTCTTGCATTGGTATTTTCAGGTATTAGTATGAATTTATCTGCTTCAACGGGACAATTTATTTTAATGTGCTCATCATTAATGGCTGCGATACTTTTTAGTAAACAAAAAATGAACCATTGGAAGTTAACCTTTTTTTTAGGTGTTTTATTATTTATTTCTGCAATGGCTGGTGGATTTTATGGGCAGTTTTTTAATGAAAAAGTACTTAAGGTAATTTTTGCAGTATTTATGTTTATAGCAGCTTTATTAATGCTAAAAAAACCAAAACAAAAGCTTAAAAATAATACTAAATGGGTTGTTTCGTTAGCATCAAATGGTGATGTGTTTAAAGTAAATTTATTAGTTACCGTTCCAATTGTGTTATTAACTGGTTTTTTGTCAGGAATGGTAGGCGTTTCTGGAGGATCTTTTTTAGTGCCATTAATGTTATTAAGCATGAATGTGCCAATGCACACGGCTGTTGGAACTTCTACAACCTTGGTGTCTATTTCTGCAGCAGCAGGATTTTTTGGGCATATTGGTGCGGGTATATTTGATTTTAATTTAGCGATACCTTTAGCCTTAGGAGGTGTTATTGGTGGTTTTTTGGGTGCTAAAATGGCTTTAGAGTCAAAATCTAAAAATTTAAAATATCTTTTTGCTAGTACGCAATTGATAGCTTCTATTATTATGATTATTAATGTTTTATATTGA
- a CDS encoding TlpA disulfide reductase family protein, whose protein sequence is MQNTILLLISLFFVGFTSDNKEIVAKQPLNNATIPVYNFSELEPLLYTDSEKIHIVNFWAMWCAPCVKELPIFQAYEKNNENVEMIFVSLDFPEDIETKLKPFLEQKGITSKVVLLDDPDANTWIDKIDPNWSGAIPFTIIFNKNKRSFHERAFENIEDLETEINNTINN, encoded by the coding sequence ATGCAAAATACTATTTTACTACTAATTTCTTTATTCTTTGTTGGATTTACTTCAGATAATAAAGAAATAGTTGCAAAACAACCATTAAATAACGCTACCATACCGGTTTATAACTTTTCTGAATTAGAGCCTTTATTATATACAGATTCAGAAAAAATACATATTGTAAATTTTTGGGCTATGTGGTGTGCTCCTTGCGTAAAAGAGTTACCAATTTTTCAAGCGTATGAAAAAAATAATGAAAATGTAGAAATGATTTTTGTGAGTCTTGATTTTCCTGAAGATATTGAAACAAAACTTAAACCATTTTTAGAACAAAAAGGGATTACATCAAAAGTTGTGCTTTTAGACGATCCAGATGCAAATACTTGGATAGATAAAATTGACCCTAATTGGTCTGGTGCAATTCCATTTACCATAATATTTAATAAAAATAAGCGCTCTTTTCACGAACGTGCTTTTGAAAATATTGAAGACTTAGAAACTGAAATTAATAACACAATAAATAACTAA
- a CDS encoding thioredoxin family protein, with amino-acid sequence MKKSNLTFIVILILCSFLTTINTNAQERKGPPQNGERKGPPKGGHSPEQTKTLDEIGGYKIGEVATDFNLKNVDGTMFSLADIKNAKGYIVVFTCNECPFAKMYEDRLIELHNKYVSQGYAVVAINPNVSENNAKENFESMQKRAAEKKFPFVYLADENHDVFPKYGAVRTPHVFLLDSDKKVQYIGTIDDNARSAANVKVKYLENAIQALQKGTTPEVTFTKAIGCPVKAI; translated from the coding sequence ATGAAGAAAAGTAATTTAACATTCATAGTAATTTTAATTTTATGTAGTTTTTTAACAACTATAAATACAAACGCGCAAGAAAGAAAGGGACCACCACAAAATGGTGAGCGTAAAGGACCTCCAAAAGGTGGTCACAGTCCTGAACAAACTAAAACTTTGGATGAAATTGGAGGTTATAAAATAGGTGAAGTTGCTACTGACTTTAATCTTAAAAATGTTGACGGTACTATGTTTTCTTTAGCAGATATTAAAAATGCAAAAGGATATATTGTAGTATTTACTTGTAATGAATGCCCGTTTGCTAAAATGTATGAAGATCGTTTAATAGAGCTTCATAATAAATATGTTTCACAAGGATATGCTGTAGTAGCTATTAACCCAAATGTAAGTGAAAATAACGCGAAAGAAAATTTTGAATCAATGCAAAAAAGAGCAGCAGAAAAGAAATTTCCTTTTGTTTATTTAGCTGATGAAAACCATGATGTTTTTCCAAAATATGGAGCCGTTAGAACACCTCACGTATTTTTATTAGATAGCGATAAAAAAGTACAATACATTGGTACAATAGACGATAATGCTAGGTCTGCGGCTAATGTTAAAGTAAAATACCTTGAAAACGCTATACAGGCGCTTCAAAAAGGAACAACACCAGAAGTTACTTTTACTAAAGCAATTGGATGCCCTGTAAAAGCAATTTAA